From Streptomonospora salina, the proteins below share one genomic window:
- a CDS encoding NAD(P)H-dependent oxidoreductase subunit E, translating into MDLHFLDAVPEDAEREAVDAVLGPPDSGWDGGTRHASDLRFAEGGHVARGRRDLLLPALHAVNDRVGWISRAALDYICRRLTIPPAEAYGVATFYAMFALERRPRRVVHVCTDIACAAKDSASLCAQMRERAGGPGGDDGEFTWHESPCLGLCERAPAAVSLQAGDPPRYSVAAPARAGEIIPEPGEVPAGDTPAAPAADGHGAPGDSHGPPLGGGRPQRRTTFSPDTLPGPAPEPPPHAAVPQAGDPDLVLLRRIGVVDPTSLDDYRANGGYAALREAMRLGPSGVIREVADSGLVGRGGAAFPTGRKWDATAKRPETPRYVICNADESEPGTFKDRVLMEGDPFAVVEALTIAGYANNAAVGYIYIRGEYPRALWLLENAVELARERNLLGTDILGSGFDFDIEIRRGAGAYICGEETAIFNSIEGLRGEPRSKPPFPVERGVFGKPTAINNVETLVNVLPIVLHGGPAYASVGTGRSTGPKLFCVSGAVERPGVYEVPFGADLRALMEMCGGAGTGPDGAQRLPRAVLLGGAAGGFVRGDELDIPLTLEGARDAGATLGSGVILVLDDDVDLTAILVRIAAFFRDESCGQCVPCRVGTVRQEEALVRLSRETGARDTDLALLREVGDAMRDASICGLGQTAWNAVESAIDRLGAFGPQEESTR; encoded by the coding sequence GTGGACCTGCACTTCCTGGACGCAGTGCCCGAGGACGCCGAACGCGAGGCCGTGGACGCCGTCCTGGGTCCGCCGGATTCGGGATGGGACGGCGGCACCCGCCACGCGTCCGATCTGCGCTTCGCCGAGGGCGGCCACGTCGCCCGCGGCAGGCGCGACCTGCTGCTTCCGGCCCTGCACGCCGTCAACGACCGCGTGGGCTGGATCAGCCGGGCCGCGCTCGACTACATCTGCCGCCGACTGACGATCCCGCCGGCCGAGGCCTACGGCGTGGCGACCTTCTACGCCATGTTCGCACTCGAACGGCGCCCCCGCCGGGTGGTGCACGTATGCACCGACATCGCCTGCGCGGCAAAGGACTCCGCGAGCCTGTGCGCGCAGATGCGCGAGCGCGCCGGGGGGCCGGGCGGCGACGACGGGGAGTTCACCTGGCACGAGAGCCCGTGCCTGGGCCTGTGCGAACGCGCGCCCGCCGCGGTGTCACTGCAGGCCGGCGACCCGCCCCGCTACAGCGTCGCCGCCCCGGCACGCGCCGGCGAGATCATCCCCGAGCCGGGCGAGGTACCCGCCGGCGACACGCCCGCGGCCCCCGCGGCCGACGGACACGGCGCACCGGGCGACAGCCACGGGCCCCCGCTCGGCGGGGGCCGCCCGCAGCGCCGCACCACGTTCTCCCCCGACACGCTTCCCGGTCCCGCGCCCGAACCGCCGCCCCACGCCGCGGTCCCCCAAGCCGGCGACCCCGACCTCGTCCTGCTGCGCCGCATCGGCGTGGTCGACCCCACCAGCCTGGACGACTACCGCGCCAACGGCGGCTACGCGGCGCTCCGCGAAGCGATGCGCCTGGGGCCCAGCGGCGTCATCCGGGAGGTCGCCGACTCGGGGCTGGTCGGGCGCGGCGGCGCCGCCTTCCCGACCGGCCGCAAATGGGACGCAACCGCCAAACGACCCGAAACCCCGCGCTACGTCATCTGCAACGCCGACGAAAGCGAGCCGGGAACCTTCAAGGACCGGGTCCTCATGGAGGGCGACCCGTTCGCGGTCGTCGAGGCGCTGACCATCGCCGGCTACGCCAACAACGCCGCCGTCGGCTACATCTACATCCGCGGCGAGTACCCGCGGGCGCTGTGGCTGCTGGAGAACGCCGTCGAGCTGGCCCGGGAGCGCAACCTGCTGGGTACCGACATCCTCGGGTCCGGGTTCGACTTCGACATCGAGATCCGCCGCGGCGCCGGCGCCTACATCTGCGGTGAGGAGACCGCGATCTTCAACTCGATCGAAGGGCTGCGCGGCGAGCCCCGCAGCAAACCGCCCTTCCCCGTCGAGCGCGGCGTCTTCGGCAAACCGACGGCCATCAACAACGTCGAAACCCTGGTCAACGTACTGCCGATCGTGCTGCACGGCGGCCCCGCCTACGCCTCCGTCGGCACCGGCCGATCCACGGGCCCCAAGCTCTTCTGCGTCTCCGGCGCCGTCGAGCGCCCCGGCGTCTACGAGGTGCCCTTCGGCGCCGACCTGCGCGCGCTCATGGAGATGTGCGGCGGCGCGGGCACCGGCCCCGACGGAGCGCAGCGCCTACCGCGGGCGGTGCTGCTCGGCGGGGCCGCCGGCGGGTTCGTCCGCGGCGACGAGCTCGACATCCCCCTGACTCTGGAAGGCGCACGCGACGCCGGGGCCACCCTGGGCTCGGGCGTCATCCTCGTACTCGACGACGACGTCGACCTCACCGCGATCCTCGTGCGCATCGCGGCGTTCTTCCGCGACGAGTCCTGCGGCCAGTGCGTGCCCTGCCGGGTGGGCACCGTCCGGCAGGAGGAGGCGCTGGTGCGGCTCTCCCGGGAAACGGGGGCACGCGACACCGACCTGGCGCTGCTGCGCGAGGTCGGCGACGCGATGCGCGACGCCTCGATCTGCGGGCTGGGCCAGACCGCCTGGAACGCGGTCGAGTCGGCGATCGACCGGCTGGGCGCGTTCGGCCCGCAGGAGGAATCAACCCGTTAA
- a CDS encoding 2-dehydropantoate 2-reductase, producing the protein MRIAILGAGAIGAYAGAALHRGGADVHLIARGPHLEALRAEGVRVLSDRGDFTARPDATDDPREIGPVDVVFLGLKAQHYAACGPMLRPLMGPGTAVVAAQNGIPWWYFHGTSGPLAEHRVHTVDPGGSVSRAIPVERAVGCVVYAATEIEAPGVVRHLEGTRFSIGEPDGSASRRCTGFSEAMKAGGLKCPVEPELREDIWVKLMGNITFNPLSALTRSTMAQICGGRSTRELARAMMNETLGVASRLGIDPAISVERRLAGAERAGDHRTSTLHDVERGRPMELDVILTAVVELADLVGAEVPALRTVDAVSRLLNDRLVDGSVADRMAAA; encoded by the coding sequence ATGAGAATCGCCATCCTCGGCGCCGGCGCGATCGGCGCCTACGCGGGCGCCGCCCTGCACCGCGGCGGTGCCGACGTCCACCTGATCGCCCGGGGGCCCCACCTTGAGGCGCTGCGGGCCGAGGGCGTCCGCGTCCTCAGCGACCGGGGCGACTTCACCGCCCGGCCCGACGCCACCGACGACCCCCGCGAGATCGGGCCGGTCGACGTCGTCTTCCTCGGGCTCAAAGCCCAGCACTACGCGGCCTGCGGGCCGATGCTGCGCCCGCTCATGGGCCCGGGCACCGCCGTGGTCGCCGCGCAGAACGGCATCCCCTGGTGGTATTTCCACGGCACCTCGGGGCCCCTGGCCGAGCACCGGGTGCACACCGTCGACCCGGGCGGCTCGGTGAGCCGGGCGATCCCCGTCGAGCGCGCCGTCGGCTGCGTCGTCTACGCCGCGACCGAGATCGAGGCGCCCGGCGTGGTGCGCCACCTGGAGGGCACCCGCTTCTCCATCGGCGAGCCCGACGGCAGCGCCTCCCGGCGCTGCACCGGCTTCAGCGAGGCGATGAAGGCCGGGGGCCTGAAGTGCCCGGTCGAACCGGAACTGCGCGAGGACATCTGGGTCAAGCTGATGGGCAACATCACCTTCAACCCCCTCAGTGCGCTGACCCGCTCCACCATGGCCCAGATCTGCGGCGGGCGCTCCACCCGCGAGCTGGCGCGGGCGATGATGAACGAGACGCTCGGGGTGGCCTCGCGCCTGGGCATCGATCCCGCGATCTCCGTCGAGCGCCGCCTGGCCGGCGCCGAGCGCGCCGGCGACCACCGCACCTCCACCCTGCACGACGTCGAGCGCGGCCGGCCCATGGAACTCGACGTCATCCTCACCGCCGTCGTCGAACTCGCCGACCTGGTCGGCGCCGAGGTTCCCGCCCTGCGCACCGTCGACGCGGTGTCCCGACTGCTCAACGACCGGCTGGTCGACGGAAGCGTGGCCGACCGCATGGCCGCCGCCTGA
- the fdhD gene encoding formate dehydrogenase accessory sulfurtransferase FdhD encodes MGRVTVRERILRIRDGAAQERADTLVAEEPLEIRMNGRALTVTMRTPGHDFDLAAGFLVSEGVITGADQISTIRYCAGATDDGSNTYNVLDVALAPGVAVPEASLERNFYTTSSCGVCGKASLEAVSTVAHWSVAGDEANFAVPVLSQLPDRLREAQRVFDRTGGLHAAGLFTPEGELLAVREDVGRHNAVDKLVGWALREHRLPLRGSALMVSGRASFELAQKALMAGIPMLAAVSAPSSLAVELAADSGLSLVGFLRGASMNVYAGRQRVTLETASATPMAAPG; translated from the coding sequence ATGGGACGGGTCACGGTCCGCGAGCGGATCCTGCGCATCCGCGACGGCGCGGCGCAGGAGCGCGCCGACACCCTGGTGGCCGAGGAGCCGCTGGAGATCCGGATGAACGGCCGGGCGCTGACCGTCACGATGCGCACGCCCGGACACGATTTCGACCTGGCGGCGGGGTTCCTGGTCAGCGAGGGCGTCATCACCGGCGCCGACCAGATCTCGACCATCCGCTACTGCGCCGGCGCCACCGACGACGGCTCCAACACCTACAACGTCCTCGACGTCGCACTGGCTCCCGGGGTCGCGGTGCCCGAGGCGTCGCTGGAACGCAACTTCTACACCACCTCCTCCTGCGGCGTGTGCGGCAAGGCCAGCCTGGAGGCGGTCTCCACCGTGGCCCACTGGTCGGTCGCCGGCGACGAGGCGAACTTCGCGGTGCCGGTCCTGTCGCAGCTGCCCGACCGGCTGCGCGAGGCCCAGCGGGTCTTCGACCGCACCGGTGGACTGCACGCCGCCGGGCTGTTCACGCCCGAGGGGGAACTGCTCGCCGTGCGCGAGGACGTCGGCCGGCACAACGCCGTCGACAAGCTCGTGGGCTGGGCCCTGCGCGAGCACCGGCTGCCGCTGCGCGGCAGCGCGCTGATGGTCTCGGGGCGGGCTTCGTTCGAACTCGCGCAGAAGGCGCTGATGGCGGGAATCCCGATGCTGGCCGCGGTCTCCGCGCCCTCGTCGCTGGCCGTGGAGCTGGCCGCCGACTCGGGGCTGAGCCTGGTCGGATTCCTGCGCGGCGCCTCCATGAACGTCTACGCCGGCCGGCAACGGGTCACCCTGGAGACGGCGTCCGCGACGCCGATGGCGGCCCCGGGGTGA
- a CDS encoding HhH-GPD-type base excision DNA repair protein, giving the protein MTSLHLVQEPEADALLASDPLALLIGMLLDQQVAMEVAFAGPKKIADRVGGLDAGTIAATAPEEFAEVCSRQPAVHRFPGSMAGRIQTLCGYLVEHYGGDAAALWTSGEPEGREVLKRLKALPGYGDQKARIFLALLGKQFGLQAPGWREAAGAYGEQGARRSIADVVDEQTLAEVRAFKKSEKAAKKAAKPQ; this is encoded by the coding sequence ATGACGTCGTTGCACCTCGTCCAAGAACCCGAAGCCGACGCACTGCTGGCGTCGGATCCGCTGGCGCTGCTGATCGGGATGCTGCTGGACCAGCAGGTGGCGATGGAGGTGGCCTTCGCCGGTCCGAAGAAGATCGCCGACCGGGTGGGCGGCCTGGACGCCGGGACCATCGCCGCCACCGCCCCGGAAGAGTTCGCCGAGGTCTGCTCCCGGCAGCCCGCCGTCCACCGCTTCCCCGGCTCGATGGCGGGCCGCATCCAGACGCTGTGCGGCTACCTCGTCGAGCACTACGGCGGCGACGCCGCCGCGCTGTGGACCTCGGGCGAACCCGAGGGCCGCGAGGTGCTCAAGCGGCTCAAGGCGCTGCCGGGCTACGGGGACCAGAAGGCGCGGATCTTCCTGGCGCTGCTGGGCAAGCAGTTCGGGCTGCAGGCGCCGGGCTGGCGCGAGGCGGCCGGCGCCTACGGCGAACAGGGCGCGCGCCGCTCCATCGCCGACGTGGTCGACGAGCAGACCCTCGCCGAGGTCCGCGCTTTCAAAAAGAGCGAGAAGGCGGCGAAGAAGGCGGCGAAACCGCAATAG
- a CDS encoding molybdopterin oxidoreductase family protein yields the protein MRSDDHQPSSYERLTRPLVREDGRLRPASWDEALDRAAEGFRAGVQRHGPDTFGMLSCARATNEMNFVAQKFSRVVMGTNNVDSCNRTCHAPSVAGLAAAFGSGGGTSSYADVEDTDLIIVWGGNPRFAHPIFFQHVLKGVHKGARLVVVDPRRTSSAQWADRWLGLNVGTDIPLAHAIGREIIHAGLTNDAFIQRATTGFEEYRELVEPWTPAAAEAETGVPAEAVRELAHAYATAERAQLSWTLGITEHHNATDNVKALINLALLTGHVGRHGSGLQPLRGQNNVQGGGDMGAIPDRLAGFQDILDPEVRSRFESVWNTTIQPHKGKTLTQMFEAMDEDELKTLYVIGENPVQSEPETFTTTRRLQRLDHLVVQDIFLTRTAELADVVLPASASWCESDGTFTNSERRVQLVRKALDPPPGARDDIEIMCDLAQRLGHAWQRPEAEEIWDELRSLSPIHRGMSYRRLEELQGIQWPCFSEDSLEPGYLHHRLWSTDPRQRGAPAPFGIVGHSPPVDLLDEDYPFRLTTGRRLDDYNTGVQTSGFSSPMRRGEALDLSPEDARRLDIADGETVRVASRRGSVLVPAAVSAQMRAGLVFMTFHFPDQVDTQLLTIDATDPDAGTAEYKAAAVRIEKTAEDTAPAGAAGHAPVPASP from the coding sequence ATGCGATCGGACGACCACCAGCCCAGCAGCTACGAACGCCTCACCCGCCCGCTCGTCCGTGAGGACGGCCGGCTGCGTCCCGCCTCGTGGGACGAGGCGCTGGACCGCGCGGCCGAGGGCTTCCGCGCCGGCGTCCAGCGCCACGGCCCCGACACGTTCGGCATGCTCTCCTGCGCACGCGCCACCAACGAGATGAACTTCGTGGCCCAGAAGTTCAGCCGCGTCGTCATGGGCACCAACAACGTCGACTCCTGCAACCGCACGTGCCACGCACCGAGCGTGGCCGGACTGGCCGCAGCCTTCGGTTCCGGAGGGGGCACCTCCTCCTACGCCGACGTCGAGGACACCGACCTGATCATCGTGTGGGGCGGCAATCCGCGCTTCGCGCACCCGATCTTCTTCCAGCACGTCCTCAAGGGCGTGCACAAGGGCGCCCGACTGGTCGTGGTCGACCCCCGCCGGACCTCCTCGGCCCAGTGGGCCGACCGCTGGCTGGGCCTCAACGTCGGCACCGACATCCCGCTGGCCCACGCGATCGGACGCGAGATCATCCACGCCGGGCTGACCAACGACGCCTTCATCCAGCGCGCCACCACCGGCTTCGAGGAGTACCGCGAGCTGGTCGAGCCCTGGACCCCGGCTGCGGCCGAGGCCGAGACGGGCGTGCCGGCCGAGGCCGTGCGCGAACTGGCCCACGCCTACGCCACCGCCGAGCGGGCGCAGCTGTCGTGGACGCTGGGCATCACCGAGCACCACAACGCCACCGACAACGTCAAGGCGCTGATCAACCTCGCCTTGCTGACCGGGCACGTGGGCCGCCACGGATCCGGTCTGCAGCCGCTGCGCGGGCAGAACAACGTGCAGGGCGGCGGCGACATGGGCGCCATCCCCGACCGGCTGGCCGGCTTCCAGGACATCCTCGATCCCGAGGTCCGCTCGCGCTTCGAGTCGGTCTGGAACACCACCATCCAGCCGCACAAGGGCAAGACGCTGACCCAGATGTTCGAGGCGATGGACGAGGACGAGCTCAAGACGCTCTACGTCATCGGCGAGAACCCGGTGCAGTCTGAGCCCGAGACCTTCACCACCACCCGCCGGCTGCAGCGGCTGGACCACCTGGTGGTGCAGGACATCTTCCTGACCAGAACCGCCGAACTGGCCGACGTGGTGCTGCCGGCCAGCGCCTCCTGGTGCGAATCCGACGGCACCTTCACCAACAGCGAGCGCCGCGTGCAGCTGGTGCGCAAGGCGCTGGACCCGCCGCCGGGGGCGCGCGACGACATCGAGATCATGTGCGACCTGGCCCAGCGCCTGGGCCACGCCTGGCAGCGCCCTGAAGCCGAGGAGATCTGGGACGAGCTGCGCAGCCTCTCCCCGATCCACCGCGGCATGAGCTACCGGCGGCTGGAAGAGTTGCAGGGCATCCAGTGGCCCTGCTTCTCCGAGGACAGTCTGGAACCCGGCTACCTGCACCACCGGCTGTGGTCGACCGATCCCCGGCAGCGCGGCGCGCCCGCGCCCTTCGGCATCGTGGGCCACTCCCCGCCGGTCGACCTGCTCGACGAGGACTATCCCTTCCGCCTGACCACGGGCCGCCGGCTGGACGACTACAACACCGGCGTGCAGACCAGCGGCTTCTCCTCGCCCATGCGGCGCGGGGAGGCGCTGGACCTCTCGCCCGAGGACGCCCGGCGGCTGGACATCGCCGACGGCGAGACCGTACGGGTCGCCTCGCGCCGCGGATCGGTGCTGGTTCCCGCCGCGGTCTCCGCGCAGATGCGCGCGGGGCTGGTCTTCATGACCTTCCACTTCCCCGATCAGGTCGACACCCAGCTGCTGACCATCGACGCCACCGACCCCGACGCCGGCACCGCCGAGTACAAGGCGGCGGCCGTGCGCATCGAGAAGACCGCCGAGGACACCGCACCCGCAGGGGCGGCCGGCCATGCGCCGGTTCCGGCATCGCCCTAG
- a CDS encoding 2Fe-2S iron-sulfur cluster-binding protein — translation MSTPVAIGTPRRLVEATVDGRQVRVPEGSTILDACESVGTDVPTLCYGDTLTPRNACRVCVVEVEGARTLVPACSRRIEDSMSVATDSERVRHSRKMVLELLGSSVDLSTTPGIAEWNERYDARPERFGPRAEPATMGERDARRAGEHTVGDGTTAETVEQPVKDDNDLYVRDYGKCIMCYKCVDACGEQWQNTFAIGIAGRGFDAGVSTEHDLALPDSACVYCGNCIEVCPTGALMFRSEYEMRQEGTWDEEKQSQTTTVCTYCGVGCNVTLHVQENEIVKVTSPHDNPVTHGNLCIKGRFGYQHVQQRRRD, via the coding sequence GTGAGCACACCGGTTGCTATTGGGACGCCTCGCCGCCTGGTCGAGGCCACCGTCGACGGGCGGCAGGTGCGCGTGCCCGAGGGGTCGACCATCCTGGACGCCTGCGAATCCGTCGGCACCGACGTACCGACCCTGTGCTACGGCGACACCCTCACGCCGCGCAACGCCTGCCGGGTGTGCGTGGTGGAGGTCGAGGGGGCGCGCACGCTCGTTCCCGCCTGCTCGCGCAGAATCGAAGACTCGATGTCGGTGGCCACCGACTCCGAGCGGGTCCGCCACAGCCGCAAGATGGTGCTGGAGCTGCTGGGCTCCTCCGTGGACCTGTCCACCACACCCGGCATCGCCGAATGGAACGAGCGCTACGACGCCCGGCCCGAGCGCTTCGGCCCGCGAGCCGAACCCGCCACCATGGGCGAGCGCGACGCCCGCCGCGCCGGGGAGCACACGGTCGGCGACGGCACGACCGCCGAGACCGTCGAGCAGCCCGTCAAGGACGACAACGATCTCTACGTGCGCGACTACGGCAAATGCATCATGTGCTACAAGTGCGTCGACGCCTGCGGCGAGCAGTGGCAGAACACCTTCGCCATCGGCATCGCCGGCCGCGGGTTCGACGCCGGGGTCTCCACCGAGCACGACCTGGCGCTGCCCGACTCCGCCTGCGTCTACTGCGGCAACTGCATCGAAGTCTGCCCCACCGGGGCGCTGATGTTCCGCTCGGAGTACGAGATGCGCCAGGAGGGTACCTGGGACGAGGAGAAGCAGTCCCAGACCACCACCGTGTGCACCTACTGCGGAGTCGGGTGCAACGTCACCCTCCACGTGCAGGAGAACGAGATCGTCAAGGTCACCTCGCCGCACGACAACCCCGTCACGCACGGGAACCTGTGCATCAAGGGCCGGTTCGGCTACCAGCACGTACAGCAGCGACGCCGCGACTGA